TTCCGCATGCTCTCCACACCGGCGGGTCCCGGCACCTGTGCGGCGGAGAGCATCGGTGAGACGCCGGAGAAGACCAGGACTCCGATGCCGCGCGACACGAGTGCTTCCCAGTGAGGTGGCTGCGAAAGGGGTCCCCCGATCGCGGGGTCGACCAGCACCACGTCCAGGGTCTTCCCGGCCGAGAGCAGTTCGCGGACGCTGCGTGCCGAGCAGACGATGAGGCGGTTCGCAACGTCCGGGTGACGGTCTCACCGGATGAGTTCCCTGTTGTGACCGTCGAGATCGACTTCACGGGAACCCGGACGGCGTACCAGACGGTCCTCTCCTACGTCATGGACGAGCGCCCGCCGGCGACGTACAAGTTCGGCTTCGCCGCATCGACGGGTGCAGAGACGGACGTGCACCTCATCCGCAATGTGCAGGTGATGTCGGTGAATCCACTCGGCGACATCAGCCTCGTCAAGCAGGTCGACCGCACCGATCCTCAGCCGGCGGCATACGGGCTCGGCGACACGATTCCCTACCAGTTCGTCGTCACCAACACCGGAGTCGAGCAGCTCACCGGGGTCGTGGTCGACGACCCGTTGATCGCGGACGTCAGCTGTCCGTCCACCGTGTTGGGCCCGGCCGGCGGGGCGGACTCGTCGATGGTGTGCACCGGCAGCTATACGGTCACCGCGGCGGATGCGCAGCAGACCAGCTTCGTCAACACGGCGACCGTGGTCGCCCAGAACAGCGTCGGGGAGCAGGTCACCGATGAATCCTCGGCGACGGTCGACATCACGATCGCTCATGCCTCGCTCGCCTTGACGAAGATCGCTGTTCTGAATGAGGGGAATGGGAATGGCTTGGCGGAGCCGGGGGAGACGGTCACGTATTCGTTCGCGGTGACGAATACGGGGACGGTGACGGTGACGGATCCGGTGGTGGATGATCCGCTGGTGGGGTCGGTGACGTGTCCGGTGTCGATCGCGCCGGGGGAGACGGTGACGTGTACGGCGGATGCGGATTACACGGTGACGGAGGCGGACATCCTCGCGGGTGGGGTGGTGAATACGGCGTCGGTGTCGGCGACGCCGCCGGCGGGTGTGACTCCTCCGGACCCGGTGGAGGACACGGTGACGGTTCCGACGCCGGTGGCTGTCGCGGGTCTGGGGTTGGAGAAGATCGCTGTTCTGAATGAGGGGAATGGGAATGGCTTGGCGGAGCCGGGGGAGACGGTCACGTATTCGTTCGCGGTGACGAATACGGGGACGGTGACGGTGACGGATCCGGTGGTGGATGATCCGCTGGTGGGGTCGGTGACGTGTCCGGTGTCGATCGCGCCGGGGGAGACGGTGACGTGTACGGCGGATGCGGATTACACGGTGACGGAGGCGGACATCCTCGCGGGTGGGGTGGTGAAT
Above is a window of Microbacterium aurugineum DNA encoding:
- a CDS encoding DUF7507 domain-containing protein, whose amino-acid sequence is MTVEIDFTGTRTAYQTVLSYVMDERPPATYKFGFAASTGAETDVHLIRNVQVMSVNPLGDISLVKQVDRTDPQPAAYGLGDTIPYQFVVTNTGVEQLTGVVVDDPLIADVSCPSTVLGPAGGADSSMVCTGSYTVTAADAQQTSFVNTATVVAQNSVGEQVTDESSATVDITIAHASLALTKIAVLNEGNGNGLAEPGETVTYSFAVTNTGTVTVTDPVVDDPLVGSVTCPVSIAPGETVTCTADADYTVTEADILAGGVVNTASVSATPPAGVTPPDPVEDTVTVPTPVAVAGLGLEKIAVLNEGNGNGLAEPGETVTYSFAVTNTGTVTVTDPVVDDPLVGSVTCPVSIAPGETVTCTADADYTVTEADILAGGVVNTASVSATPPAGVTPPDPVEDTVTVPTPVAVAGLGLEKIAVLNEGNGNDLAEPGETVTYSFAVTNTGTVTVTDPVVDDPLVGSVTCPVSIAPGETVTCTADADYTV